One genomic segment of Huiozyma naganishii CBS 8797 chromosome 8, complete genome includes these proteins:
- the ARO7 gene encoding chorismate mutase ARO7 (similar to Saccharomyces cerevisiae ARO7 (YPR060C); ancestral locus Anc_3.349), whose amino-acid sequence MDFTNPASVLDLNNIRAELVKMEDSIIFKFIERSHFATCPGVYTPNNAHLHLDDFHGSFLDWLLVHLEITQSQIRRYTSPDQTPFFPDKIKESILPAIDYPQVLGPQASAVNYNDTIKQVYIDKMVPLISKLEDDDENNYGSVASCDIECLQALSRRIHFGKFVAEAKFRNDVELYTDLIKRRDIQGIVTSITNSAVEEKILQRLTTKAEVYGVDPTNKEGERRITPEYLVKIYKEYVIPLTKDVEVEYLLKRLEDVE is encoded by the coding sequence ATGGACTTCACGAACCCGGCCAGCGTGCTCGACTTGAACAACATTCGGGCGGAACTCGTCAAGATGGAGGACTcgatcatcttcaagttcatcgagCGGTCACATTTCGCGACTTGCCCAGGCGTGTACACACCCAACAACGCGCATCTGCACCTCGACGACTTCCACGGGTCGTTCTTGGACTGGCTGCTCGTCCACTTGGAGATCACGCAGTCGCAGATCAGAAGGTATACGTCGCCAGACCAGACTCCTTTCTTCCCAGATAAGATCAAGGAATCTATACTCCCAGCGATAGACTACCCGCAGGTGCTGGGACCCCAAGCATCCGCGGTCAACTACAACGACACAATCAAGCAAGTGTACATCGATAAGATGGTGCCGCTCATTTCAAAACtggaggacgacgacgagaacaACTACGGGTCCGTTGCGTCCTGTGATATCGAGTGTCTTCAGGCACTCAGCCGCAGGATCCATTTCGGAAAGTTCGTCGCGGAGGCCAAGTTCAGGAACGACGTCGAGTTGTACACGGACCTCATCAAAAGGAGGGACATACAGGGGATTGTCACAAGTATCACAAACTCGGCCGTCGAGGAGAAGATTCTGCAGAGACTGACCACAAAGGCAGAGGTTTACGGTGTTGACCCGACCAATAAGGAGGGCGAACGCAGGATCACGCCAGAGTACCTAGTCAAAATATACAAGGAGTACGTCATCCCGTTGACCAAAGACGTCGAGGTCGAGTACTTGCTCAAAAGACTAGAGGATGTCGAGTGA
- the BRR1 gene encoding Brr1p (similar to Saccharomyces cerevisiae BRR1 (YPR057W); ancestral locus Anc_3.347) → MSDNTQQRIDPRFGQQRVFALDDPSVDPAVVAYLGRVRQEALTTNAISRASLEQNSGPKHTHQASMYDDVSEELPVAKKQRTEVPSLIKQAQKHYVEWNRWLDKLQVELESKGSQIEEYTDEQMNALLSHLKRYIEGKPEKKGIHTHLLNLLREHHPTSNSGKLPDGMDEEWSENLIIKLGRSRIPTLDILKTHIMSDFSSLEPRGYKAWAKFVKENEPSRSMFHTMIHPGNIWLLVKYMSERWIDDLISKANLTAKLSYWLLYTLLYLPTKVTATNTSTLRDLGKKCRDLIVNDARTVDTVIAHGSAEMVQFEATRFPADLSVIQLALARIATTYGQQDLFELS, encoded by the coding sequence ATGAGCGACAATACACAGCAAAGAATTGACCCCAGATTTGGGCAGCAGAGAGTGTTTGCTCTGGATGACCCCTCGGTTGATCCAGCGGTTGTGGCATATTTGGGCCGTGTGAGGCAGGAGGCCTTAACGACTAACGCTATCTCGCGAGCAAGTCTCGAGCAGAATAGCGGTCCTAAACATACTCATCAAGCGAGCATGTATGATGATGTCTCCGAAGAGTTACCTGTGGcgaagaaacagaggaCGGAAGTTCCTTCACTTATCAAACAAGCTCAGAAGCATTATGTGGAATGGAATCGGTGGCTCGACAAATTACAGGTTGAGTTGGAATCAAAGGGGAGTCAAATAGAAGAATACACAGATGAGCAGATGAATGCTCTGCTGTCACACCTGAAACGGTATATTGAGGGGAAACCCGAGAAGAAAGGTATACACACCCATCTTCTAAACCTACTCAGGGAGCATCATCCCACCAGCAATAGCGGCAAACTACCGGATGGGATGGACGAAGAATGGTCGGAAAATCTTATTATAAAGTTAGGTCGGTCGCGTATCCCAACGTTAGATATTCTCAAGACGCATATTATGAGCGATTTTAGTAGTTTGGAACCTCGTGGATACAAAGCGTGGGCGAAATTTGTGAAGGAAAACGAACCATCGCGAAGTATGTTTCACACTATGATACACCCTGGGAACATCTGGCTTCTGGTCAAATACATGAGCGAGCGTTGGATTGACGATCTTATCTCGAAAGCAAACCTCACTGCCAAGCTCAGCTATTGGCTCCTCTACACATTACTGTACCTGCCAACAAAAGTGACGGCGACCAACACGAGTACGCTACGTGACTTGGGGAAGAAGTGCCGTGATTTGATAGTAAACGATGCGAGAACAGTGGATACAGTCATTGCGCACGGGTCTGCCGAGATGGTCCAATTTGAAGCTACCCGTTTCCCAGCGGACTTGTCTGTGATCCAGCTTGCACTGGCAAGAATAGCCACTACATATGGCCAACAAGATCTATTCGAATTGTCCTGA
- the YMC1 gene encoding organic acid transporter (similar to Saccharomyces cerevisiae YMC2 (YBR104W) and YMC1 (YPR058W); ancestral locus Anc_3.348), whose amino-acid sequence MSEEFPTPQLIDDLEDHPQHDNTRVIKDLLAGTAGGIAQVLVGQPFDTTKVRLQTAKVRTTAMDVVKNLLEKEGPRGFYKGTLTPLVGVGACVSLQFGVNEAMKRFFRSQNAEKGITATTLSLPQYYLCGLTGGLTNSFLASPIEHVRIRLQTQVSSGAGAEFKGPLDCIKKLRSHGSLMRGLTPTLLREGHGCGTYFLVYEALVANEINKGLKRTEVPTWKLCLFGALSGTTLWIMVYPIDVIKSVMQTDGLVTRKCGNNMGQVAKHIFKTHGIGGFLKGFGPTILRAAPANGATFATFELMMRLLG is encoded by the coding sequence ATGTCTGAGGAGTTCCCAACACCGCAATTGATCGATGACCTGGAGGATCACCCACAGCACGATAACACCAGGGTGATCAAGGACTTGCTTGCCGGTACCGCTGGTGGTATTGCACAAGTTCTGGTTGGGCAGCCGTTCGACACCACCAAAGTGCGACTACAAACAGCGAAAGTGCGCACCACAGCGATGGATGTCGTGAAGAATCTGTTGGAGAAGGAGGGCCCTCGTGGGTTCTACAAAGGTACGCTAACGCCACTCGTAGGTGTTGGTGCCTGTGTCTCTTTACAATTCGGTGTCAACGAGGCAATGAAGAGGTTCTTTCGTAGCCAGAACGCGGAGAAAGGTATCACAGCGACGACTTTGTCCCTACCGCAGTACTACCTGTGTGGTCTCACTGGTGGTCTTACCAATTCTTTCTTGGCGTCTCCGATCGAACATGTGAGGATACGTTTACAGACGCAGGTTTCATCCGGGGCCGGGGCCGAGTTCAAGGGTCCCCTGGACTGTATCAAGAAGTTGCGGAGCCATGGCTCGTTGATGCGTGGGCTGACACCGACGCTTCTGAGGGAGGGTCATGGTTGTGGTACATATTTCTTGGTTTACGAGGCGCTCGTTGCAAACGAGATCAATAAGGGGTTGAAGAGAACGGAGGTACCAACGTGGAAGTTGTGTCTGTTTGGTGCGTTGTCCGGTACAACTTTGTGGATCATGGTGTATCCGATCGATGTCATCAAGTCGGTCATGCAGACGGACGGCCTTGTGACCCGGAAATGTGGTAATAACATGGGTCAAGTCGCGAAACATATCTTCAAGACGCACGGGATAGGCGGGTTTCTGAAGGGGTTTGGCCCGACGATTCTGAGAGCTGCGCCTGCCAATGGGGCCACGTTTGCCACATTTGAGCTGATGATGAGACTGTTGGGTTGA